From the candidate division TA06 bacterium genome, one window contains:
- a CDS encoding 1-acyl-sn-glycerol-3-phosphate acyltransferase yields the protein MIWESRAFNSRAYRTTWYALNLYFGAICRWKVEGRELVPRNGPIIIASNHIALIDPVFVGSCIRRETAFMAKKELFGFPPLRALITCHNAFPIRRGGWDSQAFRLLKEKLDQGLAVLVFPEGTRSKTENFLDPKPGIGFLVRQNGVPVVPCFIRGTNQGWRKLLTRNQALAARFGQPITVAEIESFPADKNGYIGLSRLIMQRIAELKEKAR from the coding sequence ATGATCTGGGAAAGCCGGGCCTTTAATTCCCGGGCCTACCGGACGACCTGGTACGCCCTGAACCTTTATTTCGGCGCCATTTGCAGATGGAAGGTGGAAGGGCGGGAGCTGGTCCCCCGGAATGGTCCCATAATAATTGCCTCCAACCATATCGCCCTGATAGATCCAGTCTTCGTGGGATCCTGCATCCGCCGGGAGACCGCCTTCATGGCTAAAAAAGAGCTGTTCGGCTTTCCCCCCTTAAGGGCATTGATCACCTGCCATAACGCCTTTCCCATCAGGCGGGGTGGCTGGGATTCCCAGGCCTTCAGGCTGCTTAAGGAAAAACTGGACCAGGGTCTGGCGGTACTGGTCTTCCCCGAAGGCACCCGAAGCAAAACAGAAAATTTTTTAGACCCCAAGCCGGGCATAGGTTTTCTGGTCAGGCAGAATGGGGTCCCGGTGGTTCCCTGTTTCATCCGGGGCACCAACCAGGGGTGGCGGAAACTGCTGACCCGTAATCAAGCGCTGGCCGCCCGGTTCGGCCAGCCGATAACGGTGGCCGAAATAGAATCTTTTCCGGCAGATAAAAACGGGTATATCGGCTTAAGCCGGCTGATCATGCAGCGGATAGCCGAGCTGAAGGAAAAGGCCCGATGA